GTCGGGTTCGGTCAGCGCATGAACCGGTCCGCTGACCGGCGGTGTCGCGGGCGCCGCCGCGACGGGGGGCGACAGCGGCGGCTGCATCCGCGCCTGCTGCGCACTGGCGCCGACGCCCACCAGCGCCAATGCCGCTGCCATCCAAGCCTTCAACGCCATGGTCCGCTCCTGCCCTGGTTGCTCCCGGGTTCGTGCCCGGCTAATCTGGACAATAGTTATTCCGATCGCGCCAATGTTATCCTGATCGGAGAATGCGTCAATGGCTTGGAGAGAGATTGCATGTCCGCTGATCGGCCGACCCTGGGCACCCTGCTCAAGGGGCTTCGCGCGCGTGAGGGTTGGACGCTCAAGCAGATGAGCGCCAAGAGCGGCATCCCGGTCTCGACGCTGTCCAAGATCGAGCACGACCGGCTGACGCTCTCCTACGACAAGCTCCAATCGCTGGCGCAGCGGCTGGGCATGCGGATGTCCGACCTGTTCGCCGAGACGGAGGCTGAGGCCGGCCCCGCCGTCACCGCGCGCCGCAGCCTGGGCGATGTCGAGCGCGCGGTTCGGGTCGAGACCCCCAATTACGACTATTATTATCTCTGCACCGAGCTTCGCCGCAAGCGGATGATCCCCGTCGTGACCAAGATCCGCGCGCGATCGGCCGAGCAGTTCGGCGACCTGGTCCGCCATTCGGGCGAGGAGTTCATCTATGTGTTGAGCGGCAGCGTCGTCGTGCAGACCGAATTCTACGATCCGGTCACACTATCGGCGGGTCAGTCGCTCTATATCGATTCGAGCATGGGCCACGCCTATCTCGCCGCCGAGGGGTGCGACGAGGCCGAGGTGCTGGGCGTGATGTCGAGCCCCGAGGAAAACCTGATGGACGCGATGCTGACGCTCCACGACCGCCACCGCGCCGAGGCCAAGGACGCGGCCTGACGCTCAGCGCTGCACCGCCGCCACCGCCTGGCGCGTGCGGCGGACCGCGGCGGGGGGCTCGCCCGCCCAGAGCTTGAAGGCGCGGCCGAAGGCGGGAACCGAGCGATAGCCGGCGCGGCGTGCGATCTCCTTGAGCGGCATCTGCGCTTCGGCAAGATGGGCCGAGGCGAGGAACATGCGCCATTCGCGCAGATATTCGATCGGCCCGCGCTCGACCAAGGCGCGGAAGCGCTGGGCGAACTGCGACCGAGACGCGCCAACCTCGATCGCCAGCAGGTCGACCGACCAGTCGCGGCCGGGATCGGCGTGGATCAGCGACAGCGCGCGACCCACCAGCGGATCGCCGAGTCCGCGCAGCCACCCGCGATCGTCGCGCCCGTTCGAGACCAGATGCTCGCGCACCGCCTCGACGAACAGATAGTCGGCGAGCCGCGCGGCGACGAGGCGCGCGCCCGGCGCGCTCGCCTCCACCTCATGGTCGATCGTCATCGCGACGGTTCGGATCGTGGTCCGCGCCCGCTCGCCCGAAATGCCGCGCAGCATCAGGATATCGGGCAGCGCCGAGAGCAGCGGATTGCGCCGACGGTCGGCGAACTCGAAGATGCCCGACACCAAACGCGTGACCGGCGGACCGTTGGTGCCGAAGCGCAGCACGCGCGGCTTCAGCCGGATACCCGGCCGCCATTCGGGCAGCCCGATATCGACCGCGATCCGGTGAAAGGGCAACGCCTCGGCATCGTGTGCGGAGAGGAGCAGATGCGCCTCGCCGCGCGGGAAGATCGCCATCTCGCCGACGCCCAGCCGCACCAAGTCGTCGGCATCGTGGCCGACCCACGCCTCTCCCTCGATCACGAGGTGGAAGGGCGCACCGCCCAGGCACTCCTTCGAGAAACCCCAGCCGGCGCCGAGCTCCATCCGCGAAAAGACCGAGCCTTGCAGCCTCAGCCCCTCGAGCACCTGGTCGATGGGGTCCATGACGATCTCCCTGGAACCATGGCCGAAACCGAAGCCGCATCTTCCCGCTCTGCGCGCCCTTGGCAATCTGGGGCCGCGGATCTGGACGATCGCGACAGCTTTTCGGACGAACGACATATCCCGTCCAGCGGACAGGCCCGCTATCTTCCGGGACAAGGGAGTGCAGTCGATGAGCCAAGACGTCGAACCGAAGCCTTGTTCCACCCACGACCCAGCCGGCATGGGCGTCAGCCGGCGGACCGCGCTCCAGGGGAGTGCCGCGCTCGCGCTCGCACCGCTGGCGGCGCCCGCCGCGGCCGCGACCGGCGGCGCGATGCCGGCGGAGTCGGAGCATCGACTCGCGCTCGCCACCACGATCAACGGCGAGCGCTTCGACGGCGAGATTGACGCCCGCACCTCGCTGCTCGACCTGCTGCGTGAGCGGGTGGGGCTGACCGGTGCCAAGAAGGGCTGCGACCATGGGCAGTGCGGCGCGTGCGCCGTCCATGTCGACGGCCGCCGCGTCGCCTCCTGCCTGACGCTCGCCGCCAAGGTGCAGGGCCGCGAGGTGCTGACGATCGAGGGGCTGTCGGACGGGGAGACGCTGCACCCGATGCAACAGGCCTTCATCGATCATGACGCGCTCCAGTGCGGCTATTGCACGCCCGGCCAGATCATGGCCGCGGTGGCGCTGGTACGCGAAGGGCATGCGACCTCGCGGCCGAGCATCCGCGAATATATGAGCGGCAACATCTGTCGCTGCGGCGCCTATGTCGGGATCGTCGCCGCGATCGAGGATGCGGCCAAGCGGATGGGGGCGGCCTGATGCAGCCCTTCACCTATACGAGCCCGCGGTCCGCCGCCGAGGCGATCGCCGCGTTTGGGCGCGCGGGCGCCGGCGCCAGCTATATTGCGGGCGGCACGTCGCTTTACGACATGATGAAGCTCGACGTCGCGCGGCCCCGGCACCTGATCGACGTGACCGCGATCGAGGGGCTGGACGGCATCGACACCGATGGCGCGGTGCTGCGCTTCGGCGCGCTTGCGCGGATGAGCGACGTCGCCCGGGATGCGCGGGTGCTGCGCGACTATCCCGTGCTCGCCGAATCGCTGTCCAAGGCCGCATCGCAGCAGCTTCGCAACATGGCGACGGTCGGCGGCAACCTGTTGCAGCGGACGCGCTGCGTCTATTTCCGCAACGGCACGGGCAATCCGTCCGCGGTCGGCGTCTATCCCTGCAACAAGCGCGAGCCCGGCAGCGGCTGTGCGGCGATCGAGGGGATCGACCGCGGCCAGGCGGTGCTGGGGCAGAGCGCGGCCTGCACCGCGGTCAGTCCCGGCGATTGGCCGGTGGCGCTGGTCGCGCTGGACGCCTCGGTCGAAATCCTGGGGTCAGGCGGGTCGCGTACGCTGCGCGTCGCCGACCTCTATCGCGCACCGGGGACGACGCCGCACCTCGAATTCGCGCTGTCGCCGGGCGAGATCATCGTCGCGATCACCGTACCTAAAACCGCCGCAGGACGGCGATCGACCTATCACAAGATCCGCGACCGGGAGAGCTATGCCTTTGCGCTCGCTTCCGCCGCGGTCGCGCTTGACCTGGCGGGCGGGCGCGTGCGCCGGGCGCATGTCGCGCTCGGCGGCGTCGCGACGCGGCCTTGGCGCGCCGAGGCGGCCGAGCGGATGCTCGCCGGCCAGCGTCTGACGGCAGAGACGGCGCTCGCCGCTGGCCGGGCGGCGCTGACGGGTGCGCGTGCCGGCCGTCACAACGGGTTCAAGATCGAGCTGGCCGCCCGCACCGTTGCCGACGCGCTGATGATCGCCATGGAAAGGAACGCCTGATGCCTGCCGAGCCTTTCGGGGATCGCGCCCGCTTCGACGCGCGCGACAAGGTGCTGGGCCGCACGCGCTTCAGCGCCGACGTGAGCCTGCCCGGCATGCTCTATGCCATGGTCGTCCCCGCACGGATCGCCCGCGGCAAGCTGACCGAGCTGTCGGTCGAGGCGGCAATGGCGGTGCGCGGCGTCGTGCGCGTGCTGACCGCCGCCGATTTCGGCAAGCCGGCGCCGCCGCCGCCCGGCGCGCGCGGGCTGGGCGCCGCCCCCGCCACGCCGACGATCGTCGCCGAGATCCCCTATCGCGGGGCGCCGATCGCGATGGTCGTCGCCGAATCGATCGAGGCAGCGATCGAGGGGGCCGAGGCGATCGCCGCGCGCTATGCCGAGGCGCCGAGTTTCGCCGCGACGATCACCAGCCTCGGCGGCGAGCGCCAGCCGATCGAGCCGACCGTGGCGGGCGATGCGGCCGCGGCGATGCAGCGCGCGGCGACCGTCGTCGAGGTCGAGTATGAATGCCCCGCCCAGCACCACAACCCGATCGAGCTCCTCTCGACGGTCGCGGTCTGGAGCGGCGGGCGGCTGACGATCTATGAATCGGCGCAGGGCGCGCAGGTCGTCAAGGCGAACGTCGCCAAGGCGCTGGCGATCGATCCGGCGATCATCGACGTGAAATCCTTCTATGTCGGTGGCGGCTTCGGCCAGAAGGGTACGGCGCAGCGCCAGGCACCGCTCGTCGCGCGCGCGGCGATGCTGATCGGTCGCCCCGTCAAGCTGGTGATGCCGCGCGGACAGGTGTTCCACAATGCCAGCTTCCGCCCGCGCAGCCGCCACCGGATCAAGATCGGCGCCGATGCGGCCGGGCGGATGATCGCGGTCGAATATGACGCGGACCACCAGCAGTCGCGCACCGGGCAGTTTCCGCCCGACTATCACGAATCGCAGCCGCAGATGTACGGCATTCCCAATTATCGCGGCACCGCCGCCAATGTCCGCATCGATACGCAGGGTCCGGGCTATATGCGCGCGCCCTTTCCCCACCCCGCCTCCTTCGCGTTCGAGGGCGCGGTGGACGAGCTTGCCTACAAACTCGGCAAGGATCCGGTCGCCTTTCGCCTCGCGCATGATGCGACGACCGACCCGATCACGGGACATCCGCTGTCCTCCCGCTTCCTCAACGAGTGCATTGCCGAGGGGGCGCGGCGCTTCGGCTGGGACAGACGACGGGCGGCGCCGGGATCGATGGTGCAGCCCGACGGCACGCTGGTCGGGATCGGTGTCGGATGCGGCGCCTATCCCGCGCTCACTTCCGCCAACATCGCCAGGCTGCGCGTGGGCGCCGACGGCACGACGCGGCTGTCGCTGTCGGCGCACGAGATGGGCCAGGGCATCCGCACGGTGATCGCCGCGGCGCTCCTGCGCGCGCTCGACATCGATGGCGAGCGGCTCAGCCTGGAGATCGGCGACACCGCGATGACGCCGCAGCACCTGACCGCAGGCTCCTGGGGCACGGCGAGCGCATTGCCGGCGGTCGAGGCCGTGGCGGAGAAGCTCAAGGCGGCGATGGCCGAGTTGCTCGCCGGACGCGCCGTCCCGGGCAATCTCCACCGCCAGCTTGCCGCCATTCGTCGTCCCTTCGTCGAGGTCGAGGTCTCGACGCTGGCGCCCGGCCAGGATGCGGCGGCGCTTCAGGGGCTTCGCGGCTATGGCTATGCGCTGGCGGGGCCGGATTATCCGCGTTTCACCACCTTCAGCTACATCGCCCACTTCGCCGAAGTGCATGTCGAGCCGCGCACGCGCCGCATCCGCGTGCCGCGCGTCGTCAGCGTCGCCGATTGCGGGCGCGTCATCTCCCCTCGCACCGCCGCGAGCCAGGTCCGCGGCGGCGTGGTCTGGGGCATCGGCTCGGCACTGCGCGAGGAGACCGAAGTCGACCCACGCTTCGGCGGGTGGTTCAACAACGACCTTGCCGACTATGTCGTCCCCGTGAACGCCGATGTCGGCGAGATCGAGGTGGCGTTCATCGACCGGCCCGATCCGCTGCTCAACACGATCGGCGCGAAGGGGCTGGGCGAGGTGTCGCTGGCGGGCGCCTCCGGCGCGATCGCCAACGCCGTCTTCCATGCGACCGGCAAGCGCATCCGGCGCATGCCGATCCGCATCGAGCATCTTCTCTAGCAAAGGCATCATCATGATCGTCGTCACCACGCCGACCGGTCAGGTCGGCCACCATGTCGTGCGCCATCTGCTCGCCGAGGGCAGCCCGGTCAGGATCGTAGCGCGCGACGCCGCCCGGCTCGAGCCCGCGCTGACCGGACGGGTCGAGATCGTCGAGGGATCGCATGGCGACCCGGCGGTGATCGATCGCGCGCTTGTCGGGGCCGACGCGCTGTTCTGGCTGGTGCCGCCCGATACGGCGAAGACGCTGGAGGCGGCGTATCTCGACTTCACCCGCCCCGCGGTGGAGGCGATCCGCCGGCACGGCATCGCTCGCGTCGTGAGCGTCACCGCGCTCGGCCGCGATACGCGCTGGCAGGATCGGGCGGGCCTGGTCACCGCCTCGATCGCGATGGACGACCTGTTGATGTCGAGCGGCGCGGCATTCCGCGGGCTGGCGATGCCGTCTTTCATGGACAACCTGCTGCGTCAGGTCGCGAGCATCGCCGGCCAGGGCATATTCTATGGCACGATCGACCCCGACCGCCGGGCACCCACGACCGCGACCGCCGACATGGGCGCGGTCGCGGCGCGGCTTCTGCTCGATCGCGGTTGGGCGGGCCAGGCCGAGCAGCCCGTGCTCGGTCCCGAGGACCTCTCCTTTGCCGAGATGGCGGTGACCGTAGGCGAGGTGCTGGATCGCCCGGTGCGCTACCAGCCGATCCCGCTCGACGCATTCCAGGCGCAGCTGCTGGCACGCGGGATGAGCGGCTCGTTCGCGCAAGGGTATGTCGACATGATGCGCGCAAAGGACGAGGGGATCGACAACGTCGCCCGGCGCGACGCGGCCAGCGCGACGCCGACCCGCTTCCGCGACTGGTGCGAGCGCGTCCTGAAACCCGCGGTCGACAAGACCGCCTGACGCGGATGCTCGTCACCGGCGGGTCTGGCTTCATCGCCGGTGAAGGACGCGGGCTTGAACTCACCGCCGCAATAACGCTTGCTTACTGACCGGCGCCTCCCGATAACTCCGACAAAATAGAAGGCCGACGTGCGGGGATCGGCAATCGGGAGAGGCATTCATGAAATTACAGGCTGCATTGCTGCTGGCCGCAGCGACGATCGTCACGCCGGCCTGGGCTCAATCGAGTCCGCCGAAACCGGCCGCACCGGCGACGGTGGTCGAGGACTTCAAGCCCTCTTCGCTCAACCAGCCGGGCAAGCTCTATCCGCAGGTCAATTCGCAGGGCTATGCCCGCTTTCGGATCGAGGCGCCCGAGGCCAAGGCGGTGAAGGTCAGCCTGGGCCTGGGCGGCCGGGGCGGCACCGTGCTGACCAAGGCGCCGGACGGCAGCTGGATGGGGACGTCGGAAGGCCCGCTGGACGAGGGCTTTCACTATTATCACGTCACCATCGACGGCGGGGTCTTCAACGATCCGGGTGCGCAGAACTTCTACGGATCGGTCCGGTGGGAAAGCGGGATCGAGATCCCGGCGCATGATGCCGACTTCTACGCGCTGAAGAACGTGCCGCACGGCAATGTCGCGCAGGTGCTGTTCCCCTCGCCCAGCACGGGCACGCCGCGGCGCGCCTTCGTCTATACGCCGCCGGGCTATGCCAAGGACGCGGGCACGCGCTACCCCGTGCTCTACCTCCAGCACGGCTGGGGCGAGGACGAGACCGCCTGGGCGAACCAGGGCCATGCCAACCTCATCATGGACAATCTGATCGCCGCGGGGAAAACGCGGCCGTTCATCATCGTCATGACGTACGGCATGACCAACGAGGTGCGGCCGGGCCAGCCCGGCGGCCTTGCCGCGTTCAACATCAAGCCGTTCCAGACCGTGCTCCTCGACGAGCTGATCCCGTACGTCGACGGCAATTTCCGCACGCTCGCAGACCCGGCGCACCGGGCGATGGCGGGCCTGTCGATGGGCGGGTTCGAGACCAAGCTGATCGCGCCCAAGCACCTCGACACGTTCAACTATATCGGCCTGTTCAGCGGCGGCACCGTGTCGCTGGAGGACGTCAACACCACGCCCGGTTATCGCGACAAGGTGAAGATGACCTTCGTTAGCTTCGGCAGCCGCGAGCTCGAGCGTGGGGGCGGCGGGCCGCCGGGTGGGCCGCGCGTCGACCCGCGGGTCAATGCCAAGGCACTGAAGGATGCGGGCATCCCCAGCGCCTTCTACGTCTCGCAGGACACCGCGCACGAGTTCCAGACGTGGCGGCGCAGCCTGCGCGAATTCGCGCCGATGCTGTTCAGGGACTGAGCGCCGGTAACCGGCCGCCCGCACGATGCGTTCGTGCGGGCGGCTTTGGTGCGAAATGATCCCGTCCGCGCTTAACCCGTGATGGCGCGGGCGCTGGCCGCCTGCCATAGATCGACTCATTCGGCCCCAGGCCATCGATCGCGCGTGGGAGAATCAGCTTGGCGACGACAGCATCGAACGACGCGCGGACCGGCATCGACGGGCTCGACGATATCCTGAGCGGCGGCTTCGACCGCGGCCGGTGCTTCCTGGTCGAGGGGAGCCCCGGCACCGGCAAGACGACGATCGCGCTTCAATATCTGCTGACCGGCGCGTTTGCGGGCGAGCGCTGCCTGTACGTTACCCTGTCGGAGACGGAGGACGAACTCCGCGCCACCGCTACGGCACATGGCTGGGACATGGCGGGCGTCGAGATCTACGAACTGATCCCGCCCGAAAACCTGCTCGACGAGGATCAGCAGCAGAGCCTGCTCTATTCCTCCGACCTCGAACTCGGCGAGACGACGAAGCGCATCTTCGAGGCGTTCGAGCGGGTGCGGCCCGATCGCGTCGTCCTGGACAGCCTGTCGGAGATCCGGCTGCTCGCGCAAAGCTCGCTTCGCTATCGGCGCCAGATCCTCGCGCTCAAGCATTATTTCGCCAAGAGCAATGCGACGGTGCTGATGCTCGACGACCTCACCACCGACGCCAACGACAAGACCGTCCACTCGGTCGCGCACGGCGTCGTCCGCCTGGAGGAACTGGCGCCCGAATATGGCGCCGAACGTCGGCGCGCGCGCGTTATCAAATATCGCGGGCGGCGCTTTCGCGGCGGCTATCACGATGCGACGATCGAGACGGGCGGCGTCAGCATCTTTCCCCGCCTCGTCTCCGCCGAACACAAGACGAGCTTTCCGCGCGAGCTCGTCACCGCCGCCTCGCCCGAACTCAACGGCCTGCTCGGCGGCGGCATCGAACGCGGGTCGAGCGTGCTGGTGCTCGGGCCGGCGGGCACGGGCAAGAGCTCGATCGCGCTGACCTTCGTCCAGACCGCGATCGAGCGGGGCGAGAGCGCCGCCATGTTCGTGTTCGACGAAGAGATCGGCTTGCTGATCCACCGCGCGCAGGGGATCGGGATCGACATCCAGGCGATGATCGATTCGGGCAAGCTGCTGCTGCAACAGGTCGATGCCGCCGAGCTGTCGCCGGGCGAGTTCTCGTCCCGCGTACGGCACTGCGTCGAACAATATGGCGCGCGTACCGTCGTGATCGACAGCCTCAACGGCTATCAGGCGGCGATGCCGGGCGAGCAGGCGCTGATCCTGCACCTACACGAAATCCTCCAATACCTGAACCGGCAGGGGGCGACGACCTTCCTCACTGTGGCGCAGCACGGGCTGGTCGGGGACATGAAGACGCCGGTCGACGTCACCTATCTGGCCGATACGGTCGTCCTGCTCCGCTATTTCGAGGCGCTCGGCCGCGTTCGCCGGGCGGTGTCGATCGTCAAGAAGCGGACCGGCGCGCACGAGAACACGATTCGCGAATTCCAGATCGGCTCACGCGGGCTGTCGCTGGGTGCCCCGCTGACCAACTTCCAGGGGGTGCTGCGCGGCGTGCCCGTGCTTCAGGGCGACATCGACCTGCTGGACGGCGACGACGCGTGAAGCGGACGACGGTTTCGGAACGTGCGCTCGTCGTCGCGCCGCGGGGCCGCGACGCCGCGGTCGCGAGTGCGATGCTGGGCGAGGCAGGGCTGGAGGTTGCCGCCTGTGGCTCGCTGGCCGACCTGCTGGCCGAACTGGACCGCGGCGCGGGCTTCGTCATCGTCACCGAGGAGGCGATCGCCACCGCCGACCTGTCGCCGCTGTCCGCTTGGCTGGCCGACCAGGCGGAATGGTCGGATCTTCCCTTCATCCTTCTCACCAGCCGCGGCGGCGGGCTGGAGCGCAATCCGGCGGCGGCGCGCTATCTGGAGGTGCTGGGCAACGTCACGTTCTTGGAGCGGCCGTTCCACCCGACGACACTCGTCAGCATCGCCCGCTCGGCGATCCGCGCGCGCCGCCGTCAGTATGAGGCGCGCAGCCGCCTGATCGCGCTTCAGGACAGCGAGGCGCGGTACCGCACGCTGTTCGAGAATATCGAGGTCGGCTTCTGCATCATCGAGATGCTGTTCGATGCCGACGGCACCCCGAGCGACTATCGCTTCATCGAATCCAATCCCGCGTTCGAGGCGCAGGCCGGGTTCGAGCCCGCGGGTCGGCGGGTCCGGGAAGTCGCGCCCAACCACGAGCAGCACTGGTTCGACTTCTACGGCCGGATCGCGATGACGGGCGTGCCGGGCCGCCTGGAGGAGGGATCGGCGGCGCTCCGTCGCTGGTGGGACGTCCACGCCTTTCGCGTCGGCGCGCCCGAGCAGCGCCGGGTGGCGGTGCTGTTCAACGACATCACCGCGCGCCGCGACGCCGAACTGCGGCTGAAGGACATGAACGAGACGCTGGAGGCGCAGGTCGAGGCGCGGTCGGCGGAGCGGGACCGGCTGTGGAGCCTGTCGCAGGACATGCTGGCGCGCGCCGACTATGCCGGCATGATGTCGGCGGTCAGCCCGGCGTGGAACTGGGTGCTGGGCTGGAGCACGGAGGAGCTGCTCTCGCGCGGCTATGCCACCTTCATGCATCCCGAGGACGAGGCCTCGACGCTGGCGGCGATCGCGGCGATGGCCGACACGGGCGAGCCGACCCGGTTCGAGAACCGCATCGCCACCAGTGATGGCGGGTGGAAGGCGATCGAGTGGATCGTCGCGCCCGAGCCCGATGGCCGGAACTTCATCGCCGTCGGCCGCGACCTCAGCCACGCCAAAGCGCGCGAGGCCGAGCTCGAGGCGGCGCAGGAAGCGCTTCGCCAGAGCCAGAAGATGGAGGCGATGGGCAGCCTGACCGGCGGGGTCGCGCACGATTTCAACAATCTGCTGACCCCGATCATCGGCTCGCTCGACCTACTCCACCGCAAGGGGCTGGGCAGCGAGCGCGAGAAGCGGTTGATCGATGGCGCGCTCCAGTCGGCCGAGCGTGCCAAGACGCTGGTCCAGCGCCTGCTCGCCTTTGCCCGCCGCCAGCCGCTTCAGGCGACGGCGGTCGACTTGCCGCCGCTCGTCGACGGGATGCTCGACCTGATCGGCTCGACGCTGGGACCGACGATCGACCTGAGCGTCCGGCTCGATCCCGACCTGCCACCGGCGCAAGCCGATCCCAACCAGCTGGAGATGGCGCTCCTCAACCTGGCGGTGAACGCGCGCGACGCGATGCCGGACGGCGGCGAGCTGACGATCTCCGCGGCGCGCGAAAGCGTGCGCGAGCCGCAGCCGGGCCTGCCGCGCGGCCATTATGTCCGGCTGGGCGTCACCGACACCGGCAGCGGCATGGACGAGGCGACCCGCCAGCGCGCGATCGAGCCGTTCTTCTCGACCAAGGGCATCGGCAAGGGGACGGGCCTGGGCCTGTCGATGGTCCACGGCCTTGCCGCGCAGCTCGGCGGCGCGCTGACGATCGACAGCGCGATCGGCAAAGGGACGACCGTGGCGCTGTGGCTGCCGATCAGCACCGTGCTGCCCGATGGCGAGCACCAGCCGAACCGCGCGCCGCGGCCGGGCGAGGCGCGCGGTACCGCGCTGCTGGTCGACGACGAGGATCTGGTGCGCATGAGTACCGCGCACATGCTCGCCGACATGGGCTATGACGTGGTCGAGGCGAATTCGGGCGAAGGCGCGCTCCAGATGGTGCGCGGCGGGCTCGGACCCGACCTGGTCGTCACCGACCATCTGATGCCGGGCATGAACGGCGCGCAGCTCGTCCGCGAACTGCGCGAGCTGCGTCCGTCGCTCCGCGCGCTGATCGTGTCGGGCTATGCCGAGGCGGAGGGGATCGATCCCGACATCCCGCGGCTCACCAAGCCGTTCCGCAGCGCAGAGCTTGCCGCCAGCCTGGCGACGTTGTCGGGGGACACGGCCGCGCCGGGCGAATAAGAAGAGCAAAACAGGGAGGGACAGATGAAGCGCATCGTTCGATTGATCGCATCGGCCGCGTTGATCGCGGCGACACCGCTGCAGCTTGGCGGCGCGGCCTATGCCCAGGTCCGCAGCGAAGCGCGCGGCCCCGCGCCGATCTCGGCCGAGCGGCTGGATCGCGTG
This is a stretch of genomic DNA from Sphingomonas sp. Y38-1Y. It encodes these proteins:
- a CDS encoding ATP-binding protein, which produces MLGEAGLEVAACGSLADLLAELDRGAGFVIVTEEAIATADLSPLSAWLADQAEWSDLPFILLTSRGGGLERNPAAARYLEVLGNVTFLERPFHPTTLVSIARSAIRARRRQYEARSRLIALQDSEARYRTLFENIEVGFCIIEMLFDADGTPSDYRFIESNPAFEAQAGFEPAGRRVREVAPNHEQHWFDFYGRIAMTGVPGRLEEGSAALRRWWDVHAFRVGAPEQRRVAVLFNDITARRDAELRLKDMNETLEAQVEARSAERDRLWSLSQDMLARADYAGMMSAVSPAWNWVLGWSTEELLSRGYATFMHPEDEASTLAAIAAMADTGEPTRFENRIATSDGGWKAIEWIVAPEPDGRNFIAVGRDLSHAKAREAELEAAQEALRQSQKMEAMGSLTGGVAHDFNNLLTPIIGSLDLLHRKGLGSEREKRLIDGALQSAERAKTLVQRLLAFARRQPLQATAVDLPPLVDGMLDLIGSTLGPTIDLSVRLDPDLPPAQADPNQLEMALLNLAVNARDAMPDGGELTISAARESVREPQPGLPRGHYVRLGVTDTGSGMDEATRQRAIEPFFSTKGIGKGTGLGLSMVHGLAAQLGGALTIDSAIGKGTTVALWLPISTVLPDGEHQPNRAPRPGEARGTALLVDDEDLVRMSTAHMLADMGYDVVEANSGEGALQMVRGGLGPDLVVTDHLMPGMNGAQLVRELRELRPSLRALIVSGYAEAEGIDPDIPRLTKPFRSAELAASLATLSGDTAAPGE